One stretch of Acidobacteriota bacterium DNA includes these proteins:
- a CDS encoding O-antigen ligase family protein, whose protein sequence is MTTASMLGILMWFIGVPLITGLLFSQPRWRRPMLSIMAFFTCLITKPFYQEVFFVNYRGVDRGFGVTVPDLFFLSFFVFTILGGTKKKIIWVPYNTTLFVVLLIISAISLIGTPVAYFGLFTLHKFIRGYILFWVIVNIIKEREDVEAVISGVIAAVVFQGINVIWAKYITKAVVNRSTGSFPHPNSLAMYIDLIIPSALALYLSGTLTKKKNYLAILAILLGVVSVIFTKSRAGLIIMFGSLSLVVAISVLMKPTARKFGVVALGVVAMAIIGTMAAPKIIQRFENAPKESEATREYFNTAADAMMKDKFFGVGLNAYSWTLANTDYYWYVYPDKIDLQDPEAFRESKQGESRLGTCHHIYRLYGAEIGQFGMFVFIAYLAAFYIRNLFLFFKSQDDFYKAILLGLLIGFATLHLQGLLEWIFRQTQVYYLFLLLSGLMVAIGNIIAPKKIPAYQSANAN, encoded by the coding sequence ATGACGACGGCATCGATGCTTGGCATCCTGATGTGGTTCATCGGGGTTCCGCTGATTACCGGTTTACTGTTTTCGCAACCTCGCTGGCGAAGACCGATGTTATCCATCATGGCTTTTTTTACCTGCCTGATAACCAAGCCTTTTTATCAGGAAGTGTTTTTTGTCAATTATCGCGGCGTAGATAGAGGCTTTGGGGTTACGGTTCCCGACCTGTTTTTTCTCAGCTTTTTTGTGTTTACTATTCTGGGCGGAACCAAAAAGAAAATCATCTGGGTGCCTTATAACACCACCCTCTTTGTTGTCCTGTTGATCATTTCGGCAATCTCTTTGATTGGAACTCCAGTCGCTTATTTTGGTTTGTTTACTCTGCATAAATTTATTCGCGGTTACATTCTATTTTGGGTCATCGTCAATATCATTAAAGAACGCGAGGACGTCGAAGCCGTTATTTCGGGTGTCATTGCCGCTGTGGTTTTTCAAGGAATCAATGTCATCTGGGCGAAATATATAACCAAGGCAGTGGTGAACCGTTCGACGGGAAGTTTTCCACATCCCAACTCTCTGGCGATGTATATTGATTTAATCATCCCATCGGCACTGGCGCTTTACCTGTCGGGAACCTTGACCAAAAAGAAAAATTACCTCGCCATCCTGGCGATTTTATTAGGGGTTGTTTCAGTTATTTTTACCAAATCCCGCGCCGGACTCATTATTATGTTCGGCTCATTAAGTCTGGTTGTGGCGATTTCCGTTTTAATGAAACCGACAGCGCGGAAGTTCGGCGTTGTCGCATTGGGTGTAGTAGCGATGGCAATTATCGGAACAATGGCTGCGCCAAAAATTATTCAGCGATTTGAAAATGCTCCGAAAGAGTCCGAAGCGACACGCGAATATTTTAATACCGCGGCGGACGCGATGATGAAAGATAAGTTTTTTGGCGTCGGATTGAACGCTTATTCCTGGACTTTAGCCAACACCGATTATTACTGGTATGTGTACCCGGATAAGATTGATTTGCAAGACCCGGAAGCATTCCGGGAAAGCAAGCAGGGCGAAAGCCGACTGGGAACCTGCCACCATATTTATCGACTGTATGGCGCGGAAATCGGTCAGTTCGGAATGTTCGTATTTATCGCTTATCTTGCGGCATTTTATATTCGTAACCTCTTTCTATTTTTTAAATCTCAGGACGATTTTTACAAAGCCATTTTATTAGGTCTGCTGATCGGATTTGCAACCTTACATTTACAAGGCTTGCTTGAATGGATTTTTCGACAGACGCAGGTTTATTACCTGTTTTTATTGCTTTCCGGTCTGATGGTTGCCATCGGAAATATCATTGCCCCCAAAAAAATTCCTGCTTATCAAAGCGCAAATGCAAACTGA